The proteins below are encoded in one region of Sebastes fasciatus isolate fSebFas1 chromosome 16, fSebFas1.pri, whole genome shotgun sequence:
- the LOC141752959 gene encoding tripartite motif-containing protein 16-like — MAQQVILDRDKLSCSICLDLLRDPVTIPCGHSYCMSCIKDYWGEEHEKKTHSCPQCRQSFTPRPVLVKNTMMAELVEELKKAGPQASSPDHSSAGPGDVTCDFCSGMKVKALKSCLVCMASYCEQHLQPHYNIAPLKKHKLVEATLKLQENICSQHDEVMKIFCRTDQKCICYLCSMDDHKGHDTVSAAAERAEKQKELGASRQEIQQRVQDREKDVKVLQQRVEAINLSADEAMRDSEKIFTELIRLIEKRSSEVKQQIRSQQTTQVSRAKELEEKLQQEITELRRKDTELETLSHTEDHLHFLNNYPSLSRLCESKDVPSVDICPLYSFEDVTAAVSEVRDKLQAVLSEEWGKISLAVTEVDVLQAEPRTRAEFMKYSSQITLDPNTAYKRLSLSDRDRKATLMKGEQLYLDHQDRFRERYQVLSREGLTGRCYWEVKWSGIVCIAVAYKDIRRTGTNNECGFGYNDKSWSLDCNSSSYIFRHNNICTSVSGPQSSRIGVYLDHRAGTLSYYSVSETMTLLHRDQTTFTQPLYAGFWFRYDVGDTAKLCELK, encoded by the coding sequence ATGGCGCAGCAAGTGATTCTGGATCGAGACAAACTGAGCTGttcaatctgtctggatcttCTAAGGGATCCGGTGACTATTCCCTGTgggcacagctactgcatgagctGTATTAAAGACTACTGGGGTGAGGAGCATGAGAAGaagacacacagctgccctcagtgcaggcagagcttcacaccgaggcctgtcctggtgAAAAATACCATGATGGCAgagttagtggaggaactgaagaaagcAGGACCTCAAGCATCTTCACCTGATCATTCCTCTGCTGGACCTGGAGACGTGACCTGTGATTTCTGCTCTGGGATGAAGGTGAAAGccctcaagtcctgtctggtgtgtatggcctcttactgtgagcagcacctccagcctcactacAATATagctccattaaagaaacacaagctggttgaggccactttaaagctccaggagaacatctgctctcagcatgacgaggtgatgaagattttctgccgCACTGATCAGAAGTGCATCTGCTATCTCTGCTCCATGGATGATCATAAAGGTCATGACACAGTCTccgctgcagcagagagggctGAGAAGCAAAAGGAGCTCGGGGCGAGTCGGCAAGAAATCCAACAGAgagtccaggacagagagaaagacgtgaaggtgcttcagcagagggtggaggctatcaatctttctgctgatgaagctatgagagacagtgagaagatcttcactgagctgatccgtctcattgagaaaagaagctccgaagtgaagcagcagatcagatcccagcagacaaCTCAAGTGAGTCGAGCTAAAGAGcttgaggagaagctgcagcaggagatcactgagctgcggaggaaagacactgagctggagacgctctcacacacagaggatcacctcCATTTCCTAAACAACTACCCCTCGCTGTCACGTCTGTGCGAATCTAAAGACGTTCCCAGCGTTGATATCTGTCCTCTGTACTCCTTTGAGGATGTGACAGCGGcggtgtcagaggtcagagataaACTGCAGGCTGTTCTGAGTGAGGAGTGGGGAAAGATCTCTCtggcagtgactgaagtggatgttttacaagcagagcccagaaccagagctgagtttatgaaatattcttctcaaatcacactggatccaaatacAGCATACAAACGTTTGTCATTGAGTGACAgggacagaaaagcaacattaatgaaAGGAGAACAGTTATATTTGGATCACCAAGACAGATTTAGAGAAAGGTaccaggtcctgagtagagagggtctgactggacgctgttactgggaggtgaaaTGGAGCGGGATCGTTTGTATAGCAGTTGCATACAAGGATATTAGAAGAACAGGCACCAATAATGAATGTGGATTTGGAtataatgacaaatcttggtcaTTAGACTGTAACAGTAGTAGTTATATATTCAGACACAACAATATTTGTACTTCCGTCTCAGGCCCTCAGTCCTCCAGAATAGGAGTTTACCTGGATCACAGGGCAGGTACTCTGTCttactacagcgtctctgaaaccatgactctcctccacagagaccagaccacgttcactcagcctctctatgctggatttTGGTTTCGATATGATGTTGGAGACACTGCTAAGCTGTGTGAGCTCAAGTAG